One segment of Papaver somniferum cultivar HN1 unplaced genomic scaffold, ASM357369v1 unplaced-scaffold_81, whole genome shotgun sequence DNA contains the following:
- the LOC113345271 gene encoding EP1-like glycoprotein 1 → MIIPTKSTGFGLYFYNTTDNAYILAMGSAWTSDQDIMSWVWDANRNNPVGDNATLTFGENGNLVLADIDGRIPWQTNTADKGVTGISLKSNGNLVLHDKYGRFIWQSFDYPTDTLLVGQSLKVNGKTNRLVSRTSNRDARDGPYSIVINNKGFIMYKNSSGALLQYGGWEAKGALSVKFDSIQQDHPIAATYILTFGFPNLKQANIKCSSVPPSPQPGTDLEQAPAPAPEEPLPPVLPLQRRVILKKVYFGDWVRTDIPYNFQHSFIRLESDGNLKLYTLYLYPGNDFYWIKEAVFGTTVKECAY, encoded by the exons ATGATTATTCCG ACTAAGAGCACAGGGTTCGGATTATATTTCTATAACACCACAGATAACGCATATATTCTTGCCATGGGTTCTGCTTGGACTTCCGACCAGGACATAATGTCTTGGGTTTGGGATGCTAACAGAAACAACCCTGTCGGGGATAATGCTACTCTCACATTCGGCGAAAATGGTAACTTAGTTCTGGCAGATATCGATGGTCGTATACCTTGGCAAACTAACACTGCTGACAAAGGGGTTACAGGCATATCCTTGAAGTCTAATGGGAATTTAGTACTTCATGATAAATATGGGAGATTTATCTGGCAGAGTTTTGATTATCCAACTGATACCCTCTTAGTAGGTCAGTCACTTAAGGTCAACGGTAAAACTAATAGACTTGTTAGCCGTACATCAAATCGAGATGCTCGTGATGGTCCTTACAGTATTGTGATTAACAATAAAGGATTCATTATGTATAAAAACAGTTCAGGTGCACTTCTTCAGTATGGAGGTTGGGAAGCAAAGGGTGCTTTAAGTGTCAAATTTGATTCAATTCAACAAGATCATCCCATTGCTGCTACTTATATTTTAACTTTTGGCTTCCCAAACCTGAAACAAGCAAACATCAAGTGTAGCAGTGTTCCTCCATCCCCACAACCGGGGACTGATCTCGAGCAAGCCCCAGCTCCGGCGCCAGAGGAGCCTCTTCCTCCGGTACTACCACTACAGCGAAGAGTTATACTTAAGAAAGTTTATTTTGGAGATTGGGTCCGTACAGATATTCCATACAACTTTCAACATTCATTTATAAGACTAGAATCAGATGGCAATCTGAAACTCTACACCTTATATTTGTATCCTGGTAATGACTTTTACTGGATTAAAGAGGCAGTCTTTGGTACTACTGTGAAAGAATGTGCATATTAG
- the LOC113345379 gene encoding EP1-like glycoprotein 2 has protein sequence MASPIDLHFLLLSILLFGSSVLVQSRVPKNETFQFINQGKFGGLSVEYWADYRIVEAVYAYPFGLYFYNSSPNAYILSIGASPPHKIWMMPFVWDANRNDPVRENSTLTFGRDGNLVLADVDGRIVWQTNTANKGVTGISMQPNGNLVLHDKYGRFVWQSFHHPSDTLLAGQSLTLKGGEKLVSRTAYPDGREGQHSIVVDKKGLIIYLNNSGNVLQYAGWEAKGLSSVTFDSVHEEELTTSYFLTLGFAKQYAPSKRILLKKVNYNYLHSFLRIEFDGNLRLHTANTEPDYMSWGVDYEYFGNTVEECALYRKCGLTGFCDRSICGSCPRKGSLGCMIDL, from the coding sequence ATGGCTTCTCCAATAGATCTACATTTCCTTCTTTTATCCATTCTCCTCTTCGGTTCTAGTGTCTTAGTTCAATCAAGAGTTCCTAAAAACGAAACTTTCCAATTCATAAACCAGGGTAAATTTGGAGGATTAAGTGTCGAATATTGGGCAGATTACCGTATCGTAGAAGCCgtttatgcatacccgttcggACTGTATTTCTACAATTCAAGTCCAAATGCATATATTCTCTCCATAGGTGCAAGTCCACCACACAAAATATGGATGATGCCTTTTGTCTGGGATGCTAATCGCAACGACCCAGTTCGCGAAAATTCCACTCTCACTTTTGGCCGTGACGGTAACTTAGTCCTTGCTGATGTCGATGGTCGTATCGTTTGGCAAACTAACACGGCGAACAAAGGTGTTACTGGTATTTCCATGCAACCTAATGGGAATTTAGTACTTCATGATAAATATGGGAGGTTTGTTTGGCAGAGTTTTCATCATCCAAGTGATACACTTTTAGCAGGTCAATCACTTACGCTGAAAGGTGGTGAGAAACTCGTTAGTCGCACAGCATATCCGGATGGTCGAGAGGGTCAACATAGTATTGTGGTCGACAAAAAAGGTTTGATTATATATTTGAACAATTCAGGCAATGTTCTTCAATATGCAGGTTGGGAAGCAAAAGGTCTTTCGAGTGTAACGTTCGATTCGGTTCATGAGGAAGAGCTTACTACCAGTTATTTCTTAACCCTTGGTTTTGCAAAGCAATACGCTCCCTCTAAAAGAATTCTACTCAAGAAAGTGAATTACAATTATTTGCATTCATTTCTTAGAATAGAGTTTGATGGAAACCTGAGACTTCATACAGCTAATACAGAACCTGATTACATGTCATGGGGTGTCGATTACGAGTACTTTGGAAATACAGTGGAAGAATGTGCATTGTATAGAAAATGTGGTTTGACTGGGTTTTGTGATAGGAGCATATGTGGTTCTTGCCCTCGTAAGGGTTCTTTAGGTTGTATGATCGATCTATGA